One window from the genome of Syntrophobacterales bacterium encodes:
- a CDS encoding TRAP transporter substrate-binding protein produces the protein MKVSAWIGRCFVAALLLVVFLVPSRSIAAEKVITLKVSNWFPITHKQSILLDEWGKEVEKKTNGKLKVNYYPAGTLVPTAQSYDAVTKGITDVGNHVLGYTVGKFPLTEIVDLPLGYPNNTVPTRLANAFYNKFKPKEFDEVKILWFHAQAPGIVHTKDKSVTKLEDLKGLKMRTYGSNAQFMGLLGGTPVAMPMTDVYDALSRGVADGLMCPYEALEGFRIGEQVKYHIENYDTSYSATFVVAMNKKKWNSLPPDVQKVIDEMSVEYIEKFAAMWDEIQKSGKEYCIKRGSKVITLDKAEQAKWVAKAEPLFEDYAKRMKAKGLPGDEALKFVRDYLKPYKK, from the coding sequence ATGAAGGTATCAGCTTGGATAGGCCGATGTTTCGTTGCAGCATTGCTTTTAGTCGTTTTTCTGGTGCCGTCCCGGAGTATAGCCGCAGAAAAAGTAATTACATTGAAGGTGTCCAACTGGTTTCCGATTACCCATAAGCAGAGTATCCTTCTTGATGAGTGGGGGAAAGAAGTAGAGAAGAAGACCAACGGCAAGTTGAAGGTCAACTATTATCCAGCAGGCACTCTTGTGCCAACTGCTCAGAGCTATGATGCAGTGACTAAAGGAATTACCGATGTGGGCAACCATGTGCTTGGATATACAGTGGGGAAGTTCCCTCTCACTGAAATTGTTGACCTCCCCCTCGGATACCCGAACAATACAGTCCCGACAAGACTCGCGAACGCTTTCTACAACAAATTTAAACCAAAAGAGTTCGATGAAGTGAAGATTCTCTGGTTCCACGCTCAAGCCCCTGGAATAGTCCACACGAAAGATAAATCGGTGACGAAGCTGGAGGATTTGAAAGGCTTGAAGATGAGGACTTACGGATCGAATGCGCAATTCATGGGACTTCTCGGCGGGACGCCGGTCGCAATGCCTATGACAGATGTATATGATGCCCTGTCAAGGGGTGTTGCCGATGGCCTGATGTGCCCATACGAGGCGCTGGAAGGATTTAGGATCGGAGAACAGGTGAAATACCATATTGAGAACTATGACACCTCCTACAGCGCCACTTTTGTAGTCGCCATGAACAAGAAGAAATGGAATTCCCTTCCCCCTGATGTTCAGAAAGTGATCGATGAAATGAGTGTTGAATATATTGAGAAATTTGCCGCCATGTGGGACGAGATTCAAAAGAGTGGGAAGGAGTATTGCATCAAGAGAGGGAGCAAGGTCATTACCCTTGACAAAGCCGAACAAGCCAAGTGGGTGGCCAAGGCGGAGCCCCTGTTTGAAGATTATGCGAAGAGAATGAAGGCGAAGGGACTACCTGGCGACGAAGCATTGAAATTCGTACGTGACTATTTGAAACCATACAAAAAATAG
- a CDS encoding TRAP transporter small permease, which yields MQIFHAMVLRVSKVMDVIGGAILTLMMLITVLDVVLRFLKKPITGTYELVFLGGAVVIGCAIPVTSLEGGHVCVDFLLEHFSAGIRKGFILFTRILGMAFFFLLGSNLFLLGTDLYKSGEVSLTLHVPYYPAAYLLALCAFVECLVLLSSFIKTISGGDHE from the coding sequence ATGCAGATATTTCACGCGATGGTTTTGAGAGTAAGTAAAGTGATGGATGTGATCGGAGGGGCCATCCTGACGCTCATGATGCTGATTACTGTGCTGGATGTGGTCTTGCGTTTCCTTAAAAAGCCCATTACGGGTACGTACGAACTGGTGTTTCTGGGGGGTGCCGTGGTCATTGGGTGTGCGATTCCGGTGACATCATTGGAGGGAGGGCATGTGTGTGTGGATTTCCTGCTGGAGCATTTTTCGGCAGGAATCAGAAAGGGCTTCATTCTTTTCACGAGGATACTGGGTATGGCATTCTTTTTTTTGCTGGGAAGCAATCTTTTCCTGCTGGGTACTGATCTTTATAAATCAGGCGAGGTTTCACTCACCCTGCATGTGCCTTATTATCCCGCCGCCTATCTTCTGGCTCTCTGTGCATTCGTGGAGTGCCTTGTACTCCTTTCGTCGTTCATAAAGACCATATCTGGGGGAGATCATGAATGA
- a CDS encoding TRAP transporter large permease, whose protein sequence is MNETIVGVIALCLLLGFFLTGIELAFAMGIIGVAGFAYLVDVPAAMGLMANDFFDTVANYGLTVVPLFVLMGQIAFNAGIAKRLYDCAHRFLGHIPGGLAIATVAGATAFKAICGSVAATSATFASVAVPEMTKFGYSKKLSTGIVAIVGTLGCLIPPSVVLIIFGIVTQQSIGRLFLAGIIPGLLIAFFFVIVIFGWCKIDPALGPKSEKYAWADRWKTVPDVVWPVVIFFVIIAGMMKGIFTPTEAGSIGAFAVLVLCIAKRNMNFKGYVKSVKESLRTACMVLLLVATSSMLGHFIAVTNMPNHLGQWVLSLTLPSYIIACMILLIYLVGGSFIDDLAFMILATPIFFPIITKLGYDPLWAGIMVALTVCIGSVVPPVAICVFIVRNITKVPMGVIYSGVYPFLISLVLVVVLCFLFPQIVLFLPNQLMK, encoded by the coding sequence ATGAATGAGACTATCGTAGGGGTCATCGCACTCTGCCTGTTGCTAGGATTCTTCCTCACTGGTATAGAGTTGGCCTTTGCCATGGGTATTATCGGGGTGGCAGGATTTGCTTATCTCGTGGATGTACCGGCAGCCATGGGACTGATGGCCAACGATTTTTTTGATACAGTTGCAAACTACGGGCTCACAGTTGTTCCACTTTTCGTGCTTATGGGGCAGATCGCATTCAACGCAGGCATTGCGAAACGTTTATACGATTGCGCTCACAGGTTCCTCGGCCATATTCCTGGGGGTTTGGCTATAGCGACAGTCGCTGGGGCGACGGCATTCAAAGCCATATGCGGATCGGTTGCGGCAACATCAGCGACTTTTGCGAGCGTCGCTGTGCCCGAAATGACAAAATTCGGGTACAGCAAGAAGTTGTCTACCGGTATTGTCGCCATAGTCGGCACCCTCGGATGTCTTATCCCTCCGAGCGTGGTGTTGATTATATTCGGCATCGTCACACAGCAGTCTATAGGCAGGTTGTTTCTGGCTGGTATTATTCCGGGACTACTTATCGCGTTCTTCTTTGTGATTGTTATCTTCGGGTGGTGCAAAATAGACCCTGCCCTCGGACCGAAAAGCGAGAAGTATGCGTGGGCAGACAGGTGGAAAACAGTCCCTGATGTAGTGTGGCCTGTGGTGATTTTTTTTGTCATTATTGCGGGCATGATGAAGGGAATCTTTACACCCACGGAAGCGGGCAGCATCGGGGCTTTCGCCGTGCTGGTACTGTGTATTGCCAAGCGGAACATGAATTTCAAAGGATACGTGAAATCGGTGAAGGAATCCCTGAGAACCGCATGTATGGTGTTGTTGTTGGTCGCCACATCCAGCATGCTGGGACATTTCATTGCCGTGACCAATATGCCTAACCATCTCGGTCAATGGGTCCTGAGCCTCACGTTACCGTCATATATCATTGCATGCATGATTCTTCTCATCTATCTTGTCGGCGGTTCGTTTATTGACGATCTGGCATTTATGATTCTTGCAACGCCGATATTTTTTCCCATAATTACCAAGCTTGGGTACGATCCTCTCTGGGCAGGTATAATGGTAGCCCTTACCGTGTGTATAGGATCGGTTGTTCCCCCTGTGGCGATATGCGTCTTCATAGTCAGAAACATCACGAAAGTACCGATGGGTGTGATCTATTCGGGTGTCTATCCCTTTCTCATTTCACTTGTTCTTGTAGTCGTACTCTGTTTTTTGTTTCCCCAGATCGTCCTGTTTCTGCCGAATCAGCTCATGAAATAG